Proteins from a genomic interval of Stenotrophomonas maltophilia:
- a CDS encoding twin transmembrane helix small protein, protein MSDSLKTLLVIAFLIVIVWNLGAGLYYLVVDRGQTKRTVNALTRRIAVSVALIVLVIVSIYMGWIKPHGIGG, encoded by the coding sequence ATGAGTGATTCGCTGAAGACCCTGCTGGTAATCGCGTTTCTGATCGTCATCGTCTGGAATCTGGGCGCCGGCCTGTATTACCTGGTGGTCGACCGCGGCCAGACCAAGCGCACGGTCAACGCACTGACGCGCCGCATCGCGGTGTCGGTGGCCCTGATCGTACTGGTGATCGTGAGCATCTACATGGGCTGGATCAAGCCGCACGGCATCGGCGGCTGA